A genomic stretch from Mycosarcoma maydis chromosome 3, whole genome shotgun sequence includes:
- a CDS encoding uncharacterized protein (related to Endo-b-N-acetylglucosaminidase), which produces MPQADYLYVGTGRDPSLSTVPPCSGPQLDLQSPASTLRQHLDPEALPRPDYFDSLDDLHLWHQMNYGDNLQDNLESCSQHNGPPVAGCDRPSSPTKATPKLVVCHDFQGGYNEDPQQRGYSLEHLHLVDTFIYFSHKRVSVPPVGWLTAAARSGTKVLGSLLFEWAESIPDMARLLRGPERKAMPLRGEPCFSPQYAIELIGLALERGFSGYLVNIEVGLDLGFSCSGEAWPAWVGEKARVVEMHRNAERLRGWVHYLREEGTRRFIEAGKDADEWEVMWYDSIVYPHGQLAWQDALNQHNISFFQAAHTFFTNYTWARPPQPLPPGHLVDLDDQNPQILQLRGFGLTGPDDGGFHPQLLLSAAMVDSLNRLREDVHVGIDVFGRNCWGGLEAWRSLDMIGPQKTSQEALGLSVALFAPGWTWEEKNAGRDLEPSLAAQTRQWSDWWHIDSAFWIGLPNNPVPNQYRITLTANDVKPLQSYFNRSSLTLRRRRRRAGKDGFHTNFSFGSGASWFDRGKCVHDWTQLKAPSKETESMAGFTDMGVCMPKPDLLYTSWHDAEKWPGKSRPELESVSWAFDQERVWSGTTSLLVSMATNKLAKTSSVRVNIPLCSAVISDGPQHAKGEGDKWQYTVVYDTSLMNAANLETSVVLADSCNEETQAHVSLGDVVHRDMGHGWKAVTVLIRLPHLGDRQGSDPLALSLGFSVAVESRPFAQIRIGALQLCKEIQSGSPANITSSIDVRPASNVYDSLAIKDQKKRLQASVLDWSAARDASSSVYYNVWVQQRNKPDTRVWLGTSTREATPFQLCLPDHLVIPPHLAEVEEDGLEFVVTSLDLLQPRIVARATATVL; this is translated from the coding sequence ATGCCGCAGGCGGACTATCTTTACGTCGGGACAGGTCGAGACCCTTCACTGTCGACTGTCCCTCCATGCTCGGGACCGCAGCTGGACCTTCAGTCTCCGGCTTCGACTCTTCGTCAGCATCTTGATCCTGAGGCTCTTCCAAGACCGGACTACTTTGACTCTCTGGACGACCTCCACCTGTGGCATCAGATGAACTATGGAGATAATCTTCAAGACAATCTCGAATCATGCAGCCAGCACAATGGTCCGCCCGTAGCTGGTTGTGATAGACCATCAAGCCCAACGAAGGCTACACCAAAGCTTGTTGTATGTCACGATTTTCAAGGTGGTTACAACGAAGACCCTCAACAGCGAGGCTACTCTTTGGAGCACCTGCATCTGGTTGACACTTTCATCTACTTTTCGCACAAGCGAGTCAGTGTTCCTCCTGTTGGCTGGCTcacagctgcagcgagATCAGGCACCAAGGTTCTCGGCAGCTTGTTATTCGAATGGGCAGAGAGCATTCCTGACATGGCACGGCTTCTACGAGGTCCTGAACGCAAAGCCATGCCACTCCGAGGAGAGCCTTGCTTCTCTCCACAATACGCTATCGAGCTCATCGGGTTGGCTCTCGAACGCGGCTTCTCAGGCTATCTTGTCAATATCGAAGTCGGGCTAGACCTTGGATTTAGCTGTTCAGGGGAGGCATGGCCAGCATGGGTTGGCGAGAAGGCTCGAGTTGTCGAAATGCACCGCAATGCTGAGCGATTACGCGGATGGGTACACTATCTGCGCGAAGAAGGCACAAGACGTTTCATCGAAGCAGGCAAGGATGCGGATGAATGGGAAGTCATGTGGTACGATTCCATCGTTTACCCACACGGTCAACTCGCGTGGCAAGACGCACTCAATCAACACAATATCTCATTCTTCCAAGCTGCACATACCTTCTTTACCAACTACACATGGGCAAGACCGCCACAGCCGCTTCCTCCTGGtcatctcgtcgatttAGATGATCAAAACCCTCAAATACTCCAGCTTCGAGGATTCGGCCTGACAGGCCcagatgatggtggttTTCATCCGCAGCTGCTTCTGTCAGCGGCGATGGTAGATAGCCTCAATCGTTTGCGCGAGGACGTCCACGTTGGTATTGACGTCTTTGGTCGGAACTGCTGGGGCGGGCTTGAAGCCTGGAGGTCACTAGACATGATCGGGCCGCAGAAAACAAGTCAAGAAGCTTTGGGATTGAGCGTGGCACTCTTTGCTCCAGGATGGACGTGGGAAGAAAAGAATGCAGGGCGTGATCTCGAGCCCTCGCTGGCAGCGCAGACGCGACAGTGGTCGGACTGGTGGCACATCGACTCCGCATTCTGGATCGGCCTTCCGAACAACCCCGTCCCCAATCAATATCGCATCACTCTGACAGCCAACGACGTCAAACCCTTACAGTCTTACTTCAACCGCTCTAGTCTTACcctccgccgccgccgtcggCGTGCTGGCAAGGATGGCTTTCATACAAATTTCAGCTTCGGCTCAGGAGCGAGCTGGTTCGATAGGGGCAAGTGCGTCCATGACTGGACTCAACTTAAGGCTCCAAGCAAAGAGACGGAGTCGATGGCCGGCTTCACCGATATGGGAGTATGTATGCCCAAGCCAGACTTGCTCTACACAAGCTGGCACGATGCCGAGAAATGGCCAGGCAAATCACGTCCTGAACTAGAATCGGTATCCTGGGCTTTTGATCAGGAGCGTGTCTGGTCAGGTACCACATCGCTACTCGTAAGCATGGCTACGAACAAACTTGCAAAGACTTCGTCGGTACGAGTAAATATCCCGCTCTGTTCTGCGGTGATCTCGGACGGCCCGCAACATGCAAAGGGAGAGGGCGACAAATGGCAATACACGGTCGTGTACGACACAAGCCTCATGAATGCCGCCAACCTCGAAACGAGCGTCGTTCTTGCTGACTCTTGCAACGAGGAGACACAAGCGCATGTTTCGTTGGGCGATGTTGTGCACCGCGACATGGGACACGGTTGGAAGGCGGTGACCGTACTTATTCGATTGCCCCATTTAGGAGACAGACAAGGTTCGGATCCACTGGCTCTCAGTCTTGGCTTTTCCGTTGCTGTCGAGTCGAGACCATTTGCGCAAATTCGCATCGGAGCGCTGCAGCTATGCAAGGAAATACAATCCGGCTCTCCTGCAAATATCACCTCGAGCATAGATGTGCGCCCTGCTTCGAATGTGTACGACTCTTTGGCGATTAAAGACCAGAAAAAACGGCTGCAAGCATCAGTGCTCGATTGGTCCGCGGCGAGGGATGCCTCATCTTCTGTGTACTACAATGTGTGGGTACAGCAACGAAACAAGCCTGACACAAGGGTCTGGCTGGGCACGTCAACGCGTGAAGCAACACCATTCCAACTTTGTCTACCCGATCATCTCGTGATTCCTCCGCACCTAGCCGAAGTTGAAGAGGATGGCCTCGAATTTGTCGTTACTTCGTTGGATCTTCTTCAGCCCAGAATTGTAGCAAGGGCCACAGCAACGGTCCTGTAG
- a CDS encoding uncharacterized protein (related to Aldose 1-epimerase precursor) — translation MTCKTFILPLALQLLASSAALSSPTFMIQPTGVERNDASRSAATAASKETPGFVNNGTIGSYSCLYTSQLEDSQLILGAASTAPGSQCPEALPPVYPHNRIELRAPDDSIRATFQPYGSTVTELWVKDRWGGWRDIVLGYDNTTNWSTDPIHPNFGPIVGRYANRIKNGTFELNGHTFHVPKNENGLDSLHGGDIGYDRSNYTIAKLSANEVVMEHTDPAGFQGFPGKVKTTTRYQLGENATWHIEINATATQETPILLSSHVYWNLDAFNETASVLDYVLHMPYADKYVKTDTILIPTGPLPSVENTPFDFQTPTSFSKNFNQTNGVCGYSCQGWDSCFVMSKPPGYDQLKPALEMYSKRSGIRLSVVTNQASVQVYTCDGINSPAKGSIPRKQVHGGKVGNDIGAVIYDNHECVVLELEDYIDGINNPQWGRNQIYGPHRPYHWKSTYTFSNVDEDGKPM, via the coding sequence ATGACTTGCAAAACATTTATCTTACCGCTGGCATTACAGCTTCTCGCCTCTTCGGCCGCGCTATCGAGCCCAACGTTTATGATCCAGCCTACAGGGGTCGAACGCAACGATGCAAGTCGTAGTGCAGCCACAGCTGCTTCAAAAGAAACTCCTGGATTCGTCAACAATGGCACGATCGGCAGCTACTCTTGTCTGTACACCTCGCAGTTGGAGGATTCACAATTGATTCTCGGGGCAGCGTCTACGGCTCCAGGCTCGCAGTGCCCCGAAGCTCTACCGCCGGTATACCCACACAaccgcatcgagctgcgTGCACCGGACGATTCGATTCGCGCCACCTTCCAGCCATACGGCTCAACCGTCACCGAGCTCTGGGTCAAAGACCGTTGGGGTGGATGGAGAGATATAGTGCTCGGCTACGACAACACGACCAACTGGTCCACGGATCCCATTCACCCCAATTTTGGCCCAATCGTCGGTCGTTACGCCAAtcgaatcaagaatggcACGTTTGAACTCAATGGTCACACCTTTCACGTTCCGAAGAACGAGAATGGTCTTGACTCGCTTCACGGTGGTGACATTGGTTACGATCGAAGCAACTATACCATTGCCAAACTGAGCGCCAATGAGGTGGTGATGGAACACACTGATCCTGCTGGTTTCCAGGGTTTCCCCGGTAAAGTCAAGACGACAACGCGCTACCAGCTAGGCGAGAATGCTACGTGGCACATCGAGATCAACGCTACAGCAACACAGGAAACGCCGATTCTTCTTTCGTCTCATGTGTACTGGAATTTGGACGCGTTCAATGAGACGGCCTCAGTATTGGACTATGTCCTGCACATGCCGTACGCGGATAAGTACGTCAAAACGGACACCATTCTGATCCCAACTGGTCCCTTGCCATCGGTCGAGAACACACCGTTCGATTTCCAAACGCCCACTTCATTCTCGAAGAATTTCAATCAGACAAACGGCGTATGTGGATACAGCTGTCAGGGTTGggattcgtgtttcgtcATGTCCAAGCCTCCCGGATACGATCAGCTCAAACCGGCGTTGGAGATGTACAGCAAGCGATCGGGTATCAGGCTTTCGGTGGTGACAAACCAGGCCTCTGTACAAGTGTACACGTGTGATGGAATCAATAGTCCCGCAAAGGGAAGCATTCCGAGGAAGCAGGTCCATGGCGGTAAAGTTGGCAATGATATTGGTGCAGTGATCTACGACAACCACGAGTGCGTCGTGTTGGAGTTGGAAGATTACATCGATGGTATAAACAACCCGCAGTGGGGCAGGAACCAGATCTATGGTCCGCACAGGCCCTATCACTGGAAGTCGACGTACACGTTTTCAAACGTAGATGAAGATGGCAAGCCAATGTGA